GTGCCGCCGCGGAGTCCGCGACGGCTTAAGGGGCAACCACCTGCACAGACGGGAGCAAGCCGAATTCGAACGTCCATCGCGGGCGTTTTTACGGCTTGAACTTCTGGGACGGGGTAAGCGGATCTGCCGAAATCCGGCGGATTTATAAGTGTGGCGACGGATTGGCCGGTGGGTCCGTCCGTTCAATATACGGAGGCAAAAGGTGAACCGATCGGAAAAAGAACAGTTGGTCAGTTCGCTTCACGACGTCTTGATCGAGGCTCAACTCGTGGTCGTTATGCATCAGAGTGGCATGACGGTCGCCGAGTCCACCGATTTAAGGCGGAAAGCCCGTGAAGTGGGCGCCGGCTTCAAAGTAACGAAGAACCGGGTCACCCGCATTGCCCTCAAAGGCACGCCCTACGAAACCCTGGATTCGCTCTTTACCGGGCCTACGGCGATTACCTATTCGACCGACCCCGTGTCGGCCGCGAAGGTGGTTGTCGATTACGCTAAGGCAAACGAGAAAATCACCATTCTTGGCGGTGGGTTCGGAAAGGAAGTGCTCGACGAAGGCGGCATCAAGGCTTTGGCTGTGTTGCCGTCCCTCGACGAATTGCACGCCAAGCTCGTCTACCTGTTGCAAGCACCGGCCACGCGCGTTGTGGGCGTCTTGCAAGCACCGGCGGGTCAACTGGCGCGAGTCATGGGGGCTTACGGGGCCAAGGATGCGGCCTAGATCTACCGAGAAAACCAGAGTTCAAGCCGAGGAGAGATTGAAATGACGGATTTGGTAAAAATCGTTGAGGACCTCTCGAAGTTGACCGTCCTCGAAGCAGCGGAGCTGAGTAAGCTTCTCGAAGAAAAATGGGGTGTTTCCGCGGCAGCGCCTGTTGCGATCGCGGCGCCCGCCGCAGCCGTGGCGGCTGGCGCGGATGCCGTGGAGAAGGAAGAGTTCAGCGTCATTCTTGCCGTTGTCGGCGACAAGAAGATCAACGTCATCAAGGAGGTCCGCACGATTACGGGCCTTGGCCTCAAGGAGGCGAAGGACCTCGTGGAATCGGCGCCGAAACCTGTGAAAGAGGGCGTCAAAAAAGAAGAGGCCGAAGCGATCAAGAAGAAACTCGAAGAAGCGGGCGCGAAAGTTGAACTTAAGTAGCAATGGCCGCATCGGCCGAAGATTGACGGAGACGGGGCGTTCGGCGTTTGCCCCGTTCTTCTACCGTTACCAGGTGGCGGCCCGGCACGGCGATTAGCCGTACCGGGAACGTGCCTTTTTGTCACGACGCCGACCATGCTGGCCGGCTTGTGTATCTGGGGGGATTGGCTCTTCCCGGAGACTTAAGAAGGGTTTGAGAGGAAAGTATGGCTAGGTCTTTTACTGTCCGGAAGCGCATTCGCAAGTACTTCGGTCACATCCGAACGGTCGCGCCGCTGCCAAACCTCATCGAGGTTCAGAGAAGTTCGTACGAGCAGTTTCTTCAGGCGGAAGTGCGGCCGGCCGACAGGGAAGACATTGGTCTTCAAAGCGTATTCAAGAGCGTTTTCCCGATTTCCGATTTCTCGGAGCACTCGACGCTTGAATTCGTGGCCTACGCGTTCGAGGAGCCGAAATACGACGAAGAAGAATGCCGCCAGCGCGGCATGACCTTTGCCGCACCCCTTCGGGTTACGCTCCGGCTTGTCGTCTGGGATGTCGACGAGGAAACCGGCTTGCGCTCGATTCACGACATCAAGGAACAGGACGTCTACATGGGCGACATGCCGCTCATGACGTACAGGGGAACCTTCATTGTCAATGGGACGGAACGCGTCATTGTTTCCCAGATGCATCGTTCGCCCGGCGTCTTTTTCGATCACGACAAGGGGAAGACCCATTCTTCGGGCAAGTTTTTGTTTACGGCCAGAGTCATCCCCTACCGTGGTTCCTGGCTTGACTTTGAATTCGACGCTAAGGACATCGTCCATGTACGGATCGATCGGCGCAGAAAGTTGCCGGTCACGACTCTTTTGCTGGCATTGTCGGGCACCGAGGGTGAAGAGAAAAGCGATGGCGGGAAGGACGCGGAATCCGGTAACGCTCACGGCATGAGCGTCGAGGAAATCCTCGGCTACTTCTACGACACGGTGGTCTTTGCCCGCGCCAAGCGCGGCTGGCGGACCGACTTCAACCCGGACCGGATGCGGGGCACGAAACTTACGCACGACCTCGTCAACGCGCGCAGTGGCAAAGTTGTTGTCGAGGCGGGCACGAAGATCACGCCGCGTCTCATCAAGAAACTGCAGGAAGGGGGCTTGAAGGAACAGCTCGTCCTGCCGGAAGAATTAATCGGCCGTTACGTCGCCAACGATATTGTCAACGAAAGTACCGGCGAGATTTATGTCGAGGCCGGCGAAGAACTTACAACGGAAACTCTGGAAAAGCTGGACGAGGCCGACGTAAAGGAGATCCCCGTCCTTGCGATCGATCATCTAAACGTCGGTCCGTACATCCGGAATACGTTGATGATCGACAAGAATCGGACCCGCGAAGAGGCGTTGATCGACATTTACCGGGTGATGCGGCCCGGCGAGCCGCCGACGTTGGATGCGGCCGAGACGCTGTTCCATGGCCTTTTCTTCGACTCGGAGCGTTACGATCTCTCCGCCGTCGGTCGCGTCAAGATGAACTCCAGACTTAGCTTCCAGACAGAGGATACGGTCCGCATTCTTCGCAAGGAAGATATCCTGAAAGTCGTGAAAATCCTGGTGTCCCTGAAGGACGGTCGGGGTGAAATCGACGACATCGATCATCTCGGTAACCGCCGCGTGCGTTCTGTCGGTGAATTGATGGAAAATCAGTACCGGATGGGCTTGCTGCGGATGGAGCGCGCCATCCGCGAGCGGATGAGTTCCGTCGAAATCGACACCGTCATGCCCCATGACCTTATCAACGCCAAGCCAGCGGCGGCGGCTGTCCGCGAATTCTTCGGGTCGTCCCAGCTGTCGCAGTTCATGGACCAGACGAACCCGCTCTCGGAAGTCACGCACAAACGCAGACTTTCGGCGTTGGGTCCGGGCGGGTTGACACGCGAGCGCGCAGGATTCGAGGTGCGAGACGTGCATCCGACCCACTATGGCCGAATCTGCCCGATCGAAACTCCTGAAGGGCCGAATATCGGGCTTATCAACTCGCTGGCAACCTACGCCAGGGTCAACAAATACGGCTTCATCGAGACGCCTTACCGGCAGGTCGTCAATAAGAAGGTAACGAACGAAGTTGTCTATCTTTCGGCAATGGAAGAATCGGGCCATGTCATCGCGCAGGCGAACGCGCCGCTCGACAAGCAGGGCCGCTTCGTCGAGGACCTGATCAGTTGCCGGATGGGCGGCGAATTCCACATGGCGTTGCCGGAACGCATCGATTTGATGGACGTTTCCCCGAAGCAGCTCGTTTCGGTGGCGGCCTCTCTCATTCCGTTCCTTGAGAACGACGACGCGAACCGCGCGCTCATGGGATCGAACATGCAGCGTCAAGCGGTGCCCTTGATTCGAACCGAAGCGCCGCGTGTGGGCACCGGCATGGAAGATGTCGTTGCGCGGGATTCAGGCGTCGCAGTGGCCGCCCGCCGCACCGGCATCGTTGACCAGGTGGACGCCACCCGCATCGTCGTGCGGGCGACGGCGGAAACGTCCAGCGCCGCGCCGGCGGTCGACATCTACAACCTGCAGAAGTTCCAGCGTTCAAACCAGAACACCTGCATTAATCAAAGGCCCTTAGTGAAGGTCGGGGATATCGTCACAAAAAGGGACATCGTTGCCGACGGGCCTTCGACGAATCTGGGCGAACTCGCCTTGGGTCGTGACGTCCTGGTCGCCTTCATGCCATGGAACGGCTACAACTTTGAGGATTCGATCCTGATTTCCGAGCGGATCGTACGCGACGATACGTTTACCTCCATTCACATCGAGGAATTCGAGGTGATGGCGCGTGATACGAAGCTTGGACAGGAAGATATCACCCGGGATATCCCGAATGTCGGCGAGGAAACGCTTCGGCATCTTGACGAAGCCGGCATCGTCTATATCGGGGCTGAGGTGCAGGCCGGCGACATTCTGGTTGGCAAGGTGACGCCAAAGGGCGAGTCGCCGATGACGCCAGAAGAAAAGCTGCTCCGCGCGATTTTTGGCGAGAAGGCTTCCGATGTTCGGGATACCTCGCTTCGCGTGCCACCGGGAGTTTCCGGAACCGTCGTCGAGGTTCGCGTCTTCTCGCGCCGTGGCGTCGAGAAAGACGAACGCGCGCTCGCGATCGAACGTCAGGAAATTGAGCGTTTGGCGAAGGACCGCGACGACGAAAAGGCGATTCTCGAACGCGGCTACTATGGCCGGCTTCGCGAAATGCTGCTGAGCAAGGTCGCGGACCGCGGTCTGCGCGGTTTGAAGTCCGGCACCCGGCTGACCGAGGCGTTGCTTGACGAATATACGCCCAGCCAATGGCGGCAGATCAATCTGAAGAACGAAAAAATGATGTCCGAGATTGAAGCGTTGAATCGTCAATTTGACGAAAGCATCGCTCACCTCGAAGCGCGGTTTCTAAGCAAGGTCGAAAAACTGCAACGGGGCGACGAGATGCCGCCGGGGGTGATGAAGATGGTCAAGGTCTTCGTCGCCGTGAAGCGAAAATTGCAGCCGGGGGACAAGATGGCCGGTCGGCACGGCAACAAAGGTGTCATCTCGAGGATCATGCCGATCGAGGACATGCCTTATCTCGAGGATGGAACTCCAGTGGATATCGTCCTTAACCCGCTGGGTGTGCCGTCCCGCATGAATGTCGGCCAGATTTTCGAAACCCATCTCGGCTGGGCTTCCGCCGGCCTTGGCCGGCAGCTCGGTGAATTGCTGGACAAGGTGCGCAAAGACGGCAAATACCAGGAACTGCGCAAGGAGCTCGTAGAGTTATATGGGCAAGAGTTAAAACAGGACCTCAGCGAACTACCCGACGATGAGTTGGACGAACTCGCGGAGAGTTTGCGCCGCGGCGTTCCGATGGCAACCCCCGTCTTCGACGGCGCGAAGGAAGACGATATTGTCGAGATGCTAAAACGCGGCGGCCTCGACACATCGGGTCAGGTTACCTTGGTCGACGGACGAACGGGTGAGTCTTTCGATCGCAAAGTGACCGTTGGTTACATCTACATGATGAAACTGGATCACCTTGTGGATGACAAGATCCATGCCCGATCGATCGGTCCTTATAGCCTGGTGACCCAACAGCCGCTTGGC
The Pseudomonadota bacterium genome window above contains:
- the rplJ gene encoding 50S ribosomal protein L10, which gives rise to MNRSEKEQLVSSLHDVLIEAQLVVVMHQSGMTVAESTDLRRKAREVGAGFKVTKNRVTRIALKGTPYETLDSLFTGPTAITYSTDPVSAAKVVVDYAKANEKITILGGGFGKEVLDEGGIKALAVLPSLDELHAKLVYLLQAPATRVVGVLQAPAGQLARVMGAYGAKDAA
- the rplL gene encoding 50S ribosomal protein L7/L12 gives rise to the protein MTDLVKIVEDLSKLTVLEAAELSKLLEEKWGVSAAAPVAIAAPAAAVAAGADAVEKEEFSVILAVVGDKKINVIKEVRTITGLGLKEAKDLVESAPKPVKEGVKKEEAEAIKKKLEEAGAKVELK
- the rpoB gene encoding DNA-directed RNA polymerase subunit beta translates to MARSFTVRKRIRKYFGHIRTVAPLPNLIEVQRSSYEQFLQAEVRPADREDIGLQSVFKSVFPISDFSEHSTLEFVAYAFEEPKYDEEECRQRGMTFAAPLRVTLRLVVWDVDEETGLRSIHDIKEQDVYMGDMPLMTYRGTFIVNGTERVIVSQMHRSPGVFFDHDKGKTHSSGKFLFTARVIPYRGSWLDFEFDAKDIVHVRIDRRRKLPVTTLLLALSGTEGEEKSDGGKDAESGNAHGMSVEEILGYFYDTVVFARAKRGWRTDFNPDRMRGTKLTHDLVNARSGKVVVEAGTKITPRLIKKLQEGGLKEQLVLPEELIGRYVANDIVNESTGEIYVEAGEELTTETLEKLDEADVKEIPVLAIDHLNVGPYIRNTLMIDKNRTREEALIDIYRVMRPGEPPTLDAAETLFHGLFFDSERYDLSAVGRVKMNSRLSFQTEDTVRILRKEDILKVVKILVSLKDGRGEIDDIDHLGNRRVRSVGELMENQYRMGLLRMERAIRERMSSVEIDTVMPHDLINAKPAAAAVREFFGSSQLSQFMDQTNPLSEVTHKRRLSALGPGGLTRERAGFEVRDVHPTHYGRICPIETPEGPNIGLINSLATYARVNKYGFIETPYRQVVNKKVTNEVVYLSAMEESGHVIAQANAPLDKQGRFVEDLISCRMGGEFHMALPERIDLMDVSPKQLVSVAASLIPFLENDDANRALMGSNMQRQAVPLIRTEAPRVGTGMEDVVARDSGVAVAARRTGIVDQVDATRIVVRATAETSSAAPAVDIYNLQKFQRSNQNTCINQRPLVKVGDIVTKRDIVADGPSTNLGELALGRDVLVAFMPWNGYNFEDSILISERIVRDDTFTSIHIEEFEVMARDTKLGQEDITRDIPNVGEETLRHLDEAGIVYIGAEVQAGDILVGKVTPKGESPMTPEEKLLRAIFGEKASDVRDTSLRVPPGVSGTVVEVRVFSRRGVEKDERALAIERQEIERLAKDRDDEKAILERGYYGRLREMLLSKVADRGLRGLKSGTRLTEALLDEYTPSQWRQINLKNEKMMSEIEALNRQFDESIAHLEARFLSKVEKLQRGDEMPPGVMKMVKVFVAVKRKLQPGDKMAGRHGNKGVISRIMPIEDMPYLEDGTPVDIVLNPLGVPSRMNVGQIFETHLGWASAGLGRQLGELLDKVRKDGKYQELRKELVELYGQELKQDLSELPDDELDELAESLRRGVPMATPVFDGAKEDDIVEMLKRGGLDTSGQVTLVDGRTGESFDRKVTVGYIYMMKLDHLVDDKIHARSIGPYSLVTQQPLGGKAQFGGQRFGEMEVWALEAYGAAYTLQEMLTVKSDDVSGRTKVYEAIVRGDDTFEAGIPESFNVLVKEIRSLCLNVELIQKEY